In Nocardioides faecalis, the following proteins share a genomic window:
- a CDS encoding leucyl aminopeptidase, giving the protein MTTYVLRSASPAKTRAEAVVVGVLADGSLAPGGEAVAEAYGRKLPGLLSSIGISGKAGEVAKVPTGGAIASPLLVLVGLGAEATPDAVRRAAGNVARAVTNAASVALALPADSPELVRAVLEGYRLGGYAFTRYKSAPPTSTAPADVVVLTPGARRAEVAAVLEPAQVLTDAVLAARDWVNTPPADLTPPAFADEIVAAAEAANKLLARAHGRSAAKVEVEVLDEARLAELGCGGLLGVGAGSAAPPRLVELTYAPKDAVAHVALVGKGITFDSGGLWIKPAGSMATMKEDMAGAAAVVQATLAAARLGLPVRISTFAALAENMVGEASMRPGDVQTMYDGTTVEIGNTDAEGRLVLADALGRAVERGPDTIVDVATLTGHMVMALGEKMAGVLGTDEVVAQVLAAGAGAGEDAWPMPLPEFVIERVRSSKVADLAQYDGIRWGGGLFAAAFLREFTGGLPWAHVDIAGPTFLKGGPSGHWTAGATGYGVATLVELLRNAAAPVTDPADAAASAAS; this is encoded by the coding sequence CGCCAGCCCCGCCAAGACCCGCGCGGAGGCGGTGGTCGTCGGTGTGCTGGCCGACGGCAGCCTGGCGCCGGGTGGCGAGGCGGTGGCGGAGGCCTACGGCCGCAAGCTGCCCGGGTTGCTGTCCAGCATCGGCATCTCCGGCAAGGCCGGCGAGGTGGCGAAGGTGCCCACCGGCGGTGCCATCGCCTCCCCGCTGCTCGTGCTGGTCGGTCTCGGTGCCGAGGCGACGCCGGACGCGGTGCGCCGGGCGGCCGGCAACGTGGCTCGCGCCGTGACCAACGCGGCCTCGGTGGCGCTGGCGCTGCCCGCGGACTCCCCCGAGCTGGTGCGTGCGGTCCTCGAGGGCTACCGGCTCGGCGGCTACGCCTTCACCCGCTACAAGTCGGCCCCGCCGACGTCGACCGCGCCCGCCGATGTCGTGGTGCTCACCCCCGGGGCGCGCCGCGCCGAGGTGGCTGCGGTCCTCGAGCCCGCCCAGGTCCTCACCGACGCCGTGCTCGCCGCCCGGGACTGGGTGAACACTCCCCCGGCCGACCTCACCCCGCCCGCGTTCGCCGACGAGATCGTCGCCGCGGCCGAGGCCGCCAACAAGCTCCTCGCCCGGGCGCACGGCAGGTCCGCGGCCAAGGTCGAGGTCGAGGTGCTCGACGAGGCCCGCCTCGCCGAGCTCGGCTGCGGCGGGCTGCTCGGCGTGGGCGCCGGGTCCGCGGCGCCGCCGCGGCTGGTCGAGCTGACGTATGCGCCCAAGGATGCGGTCGCGCACGTCGCCCTGGTCGGCAAGGGCATCACCTTCGACTCCGGCGGCCTGTGGATCAAGCCGGCCGGGTCGATGGCGACGATGAAGGAGGACATGGCCGGCGCCGCGGCCGTCGTGCAGGCGACGCTCGCCGCCGCCCGGCTCGGTCTGCCGGTGCGGATCTCCACCTTCGCCGCCCTCGCCGAGAACATGGTCGGCGAGGCCTCCATGCGCCCCGGCGACGTGCAGACGATGTACGACGGCACCACCGTCGAGATCGGCAACACCGACGCCGAGGGCCGCCTGGTGCTGGCCGACGCGCTGGGCCGGGCCGTGGAGCGCGGGCCCGACACGATCGTCGACGTCGCCACCCTCACCGGCCACATGGTGATGGCGCTCGGCGAGAAGATGGCCGGCGTCCTCGGCACCGACGAGGTCGTCGCGCAGGTGCTGGCCGCGGGCGCCGGCGCCGGCGAGGACGCCTGGCCGATGCCGCTGCCGGAGTTCGTCATCGAGCGGGTGCGCAGCTCCAAGGTCGCCGACCTGGCGCAGTACGACGGCATCCGGTGGGGCGGCGGCCTGTTCGCCGCGGCGTTCCTGCGCGAGTTCACCGGCGGCCTGCCGTGGGCCCACGTCGACATCGCCGGCCCGACGTTCCTCAAGGGCGGCCCGAGCGGTCACTGGACCGCCGGTGCCACCGGCTACGGCGTGGCCACCCTGGTGGAGCTGCTGCGCAACGCCGCGGCGCCGGTCACAGACCCGGCGGACGCTGCTGCTTCTGCTGCTTCCTGA